One window of the Dethiosulfovibrio russensis genome contains the following:
- a CDS encoding BCCT family transporter: MSAKKDNSVFVISMGITMGVVLWGLFSPDSFGAFAGGLFNVLTDKFGWGYLLSMNLFVLFCIFIATSRFGKVRLGPDDSRPEFKTMSWFAMLFSAGMGVGLVFYGAAEPIYHFGSVPFGAEPGSVQAARDAIRISFFHWGLHPWAGYSVIALSLAFFQFRKNSPGLISSVFLPLVGEKGIKGPFGKTVDVLAIFATLAGITTSLGLGTLQLNSGLSQVFGIPKSLIVQIAIIAILAVLYTGSAVMGIEKGIKKVADFNLLICGILMLALFLVGPTLPIIESLMTGVGDYLSNVVSESFTMAPYGGEYKGFLSSWTLYYWAWWIAWAPFVGSFVARISRGRTIREFVAGVLIVPALGSFTWFAIFGTSALDLEITKNVQISQKILADMSTGVFEMYANYPLGTAMSILMVVLITTFFVTSANSGTFVLSMYSTHGDLNPPKNKMAIWGVLMAALAIVLLMTGGLQNLQTISLAAAPPFAVIMVLACYCLYKALLKEEAEGRL, encoded by the coding sequence ATGAGTGCCAAAAAAGACAACTCTGTCTTCGTCATATCCATGGGGATAACCATGGGAGTCGTTCTTTGGGGCCTGTTTTCCCCCGATAGCTTCGGAGCCTTTGCAGGAGGGCTTTTCAACGTTCTGACCGATAAATTCGGATGGGGTTATCTGCTTTCGATGAACCTGTTCGTCCTGTTCTGCATCTTCATAGCCACCAGTCGTTTCGGAAAGGTCAGGCTCGGTCCGGACGACTCGAGACCGGAATTCAAGACCATGTCGTGGTTTGCCATGCTTTTCTCCGCCGGTATGGGAGTCGGGCTGGTTTTCTACGGAGCGGCGGAACCTATATACCACTTCGGATCGGTTCCTTTCGGGGCTGAGCCCGGATCGGTCCAGGCCGCCAGAGACGCCATCAGGATATCCTTCTTCCATTGGGGGCTTCACCCCTGGGCGGGATATTCGGTCATAGCCCTTTCGCTGGCATTCTTCCAGTTTCGCAAGAACTCGCCCGGACTCATCAGCAGCGTGTTCCTGCCCCTGGTAGGTGAAAAAGGAATAAAAGGCCCCTTCGGCAAGACCGTAGACGTCCTGGCGATCTTCGCCACCCTGGCGGGGATAACCACGTCTCTTGGGCTGGGGACCCTCCAACTTAACAGCGGCCTCAGCCAGGTATTCGGGATCCCCAAAAGCCTGATAGTACAGATAGCCATAATAGCCATTCTGGCTGTACTCTACACCGGCTCGGCTGTGATGGGAATCGAAAAAGGCATAAAGAAAGTGGCCGATTTCAATCTGCTCATATGCGGCATATTGATGCTTGCTCTGTTCCTGGTGGGACCGACTCTTCCCATAATAGAGTCGCTCATGACAGGGGTGGGAGACTATCTCTCCAACGTCGTCTCCGAGAGCTTCACCATGGCTCCCTACGGCGGAGAGTACAAAGGATTTTTGAGCAGCTGGACCCTGTACTACTGGGCCTGGTGGATTGCTTGGGCTCCATTCGTGGGATCCTTCGTGGCCAGAATATCCAGAGGCCGTACAATTCGAGAGTTCGTCGCTGGAGTTCTCATTGTCCCGGCCCTAGGAAGCTTCACGTGGTTCGCCATATTCGGAACCTCCGCTCTGGATCTGGAGATAACTAAAAACGTCCAGATCTCCCAGAAGATACTAGCCGATATGTCCACCGGCGTATTCGAGATGTACGCCAACTACCCCCTCGGAACGGCCATGTCGATACTAATGGTGGTGCTCATAACGACCTTCTTCGTAACCTCCGCAAACTCGGGAACATTCGTCCTGTCCATGTACTCTACCCACGGAGATCTGAACCCTCCGAAGAACAAGATGGCAATATGGGGAGTGCTTATGGCCGCTCTAGCGATCGTGCTCCTGATGACCGGAGGACTTCAGAACCTTCAGACCATATCACTGGCTGCCGCTCCACCTTTCGCCGTCATCATGGTGCTGGCCTGCTACTGCCTCTACAAGGCTCTTCTGAAAGAAGAAGCCGAAGGAAGACTGTAA
- a CDS encoding rhodanese-like domain-containing protein encodes MTAINTKEFCKLMKQEGTFIVDVREAEQYADAHIKNAFNIPSDEVVECSDDLPKDEKILVVCGDGETSKIIAEELKGKGFDASYLEGGIEKGWKAFKLPTAHSCAT; translated from the coding sequence ATGACAGCAATCAACACCAAGGAATTTTGCAAACTGATGAAACAGGAAGGCACGTTCATAGTGGACGTCAGAGAAGCTGAACAATACGCAGACGCTCACATAAAGAACGCATTCAACATACCGTCCGACGAGGTGGTCGAGTGCTCCGACGATCTTCCCAAGGACGAGAAGATCCTGGTCGTATGCGGAGACGGAGAGACCTCCAAGATCATAGCGGAAGAGCTCAAGGGAAAGGGCTTCGACGCTTCCTACCTCGAAGGCGGAATCGAAAAGGGCTGGAAGGCATTCAAACTTCCGACCGCCCATTCCTGCGCCACCTGA
- the grdC gene encoding glycine/sarcosine/betaine reductase complex component C subunit beta encodes MSRVAIKGSAYCLQHTPELGLHYGNTPHVERHSHGETDYLKKLPEHAQSFEEAKDYAPNMAYIGTLPLEDLENQAKPMYENRLSGADRYGKFGEIMPEDEFIGLMDICDVFDLVWLEKDFAASVKKKLSDHKFMTESMLARLEEGRDRAEIEADCDEKHGALPLYFDGKIVGCVRKGHEVDENLSAHVLLENIASKSSAVLSLLHLLQNTGMKAEEVDFVIECSEEGAGDMCQRAGGNFAKAIAEIVGCKNASGCDVRGFCAGPVNAMIAGASQVAAEARSNVVVLAGGAVPKLYMNSKDHVKKELPALEDCLGSFAVLITPCDGVSPEMRLDAIGKHTVGAGASPQAVTQALTWEPLQKVGLDLADVDKFGAELHIPEITLPAGAGDVPMANIKMIAALAVMKKSIEKANMMNFVKEKGLPGFAHTQGHIPAGAPFIGQAAEWIKDGKIKRAMIIGKGSLFLARLTNLADGASFLIETPASADSVAAVSKDDVKNILLEALSEISDSLTK; translated from the coding sequence ATGTCACGTGTCGCAATCAAAGGATCAGCTTACTGTCTCCAGCACACCCCCGAGCTGGGACTCCACTACGGCAACACTCCCCACGTCGAGCGCCATTCTCACGGCGAGACCGATTACCTCAAGAAGCTCCCTGAGCACGCTCAGAGCTTCGAGGAGGCCAAGGACTACGCCCCCAACATGGCCTACATAGGCACCCTTCCCCTCGAGGACCTGGAGAATCAGGCCAAGCCCATGTACGAAAACCGCCTTTCCGGCGCCGACCGCTACGGAAAGTTCGGAGAGATAATGCCCGAGGACGAGTTCATCGGACTGATGGACATATGCGACGTCTTCGACCTCGTATGGCTCGAGAAGGACTTCGCCGCATCGGTGAAGAAAAAACTATCCGACCACAAATTCATGACCGAATCCATGCTGGCTCGTCTGGAGGAAGGCAGAGACAGAGCGGAGATAGAGGCCGACTGCGACGAGAAACACGGTGCCCTTCCACTCTATTTCGACGGTAAGATCGTTGGCTGCGTCAGGAAGGGACACGAGGTCGACGAGAACCTCAGCGCCCACGTCCTCCTGGAAAACATCGCCAGTAAATCCAGCGCGGTACTCTCCCTTCTCCACCTTCTTCAGAACACAGGTATGAAGGCCGAAGAGGTGGACTTCGTCATCGAGTGCTCCGAAGAGGGAGCCGGAGACATGTGCCAGAGGGCCGGAGGAAACTTCGCCAAGGCCATAGCCGAGATAGTGGGCTGTAAAAACGCCAGCGGATGCGACGTCAGAGGATTCTGTGCCGGACCGGTCAACGCCATGATAGCCGGAGCGTCCCAGGTCGCCGCGGAAGCTCGCTCCAACGTTGTCGTCCTCGCTGGAGGAGCGGTTCCCAAACTTTACATGAACAGCAAGGACCATGTGAAAAAAGAGCTCCCAGCCCTGGAGGACTGTCTCGGAAGCTTCGCCGTTTTGATCACCCCCTGCGACGGAGTCAGCCCAGAGATGCGTCTAGACGCCATAGGCAAGCACACAGTCGGAGCAGGAGCCTCTCCTCAGGCCGTAACCCAGGCTCTTACCTGGGAGCCCCTCCAGAAGGTCGGCCTCGACCTAGCCGACGTCGATAAGTTCGGGGCTGAGCTCCACATACCGGAGATAACCCTTCCTGCCGGAGCAGGAGACGTTCCTATGGCAAACATAAAGATGATCGCTGCTCTTGCCGTGATGAAGAAGTCCATAGAGAAGGCCAACATGATGAACTTCGTCAAGGAGAAGGGACTCCCCGGATTCGCTCACACCCAGGGACACATCCCTGCCGGAGCGCCCTTCATAGGCCAGGCAGCCGAATGGATAAAAGACGGGAAGATAAAGAGGGCCATGATAATAGGAAAAGGAAGTCTTTTCCTCGCCAGACTGACCAACCTGGCCGACGGAGCGTCCTTCCTGATCGAGACGCCCGCCTCTGCCGATTCCGTGGCGGCGGTGAGCAAGGACGACGTCAAGAACATACTTCTGGAGGCCCTCTCCGAGATCTCCGATTCCCTGACGAAGTAA
- the grdD gene encoding glycine/sarcosine/betaine reductase complex component C subunit alpha produces MSDVKKLIGGALSEIIEAARTGGPRVKVGLMAHGSEHGPEELAIGGRLAQQNNQSIQVVMIGPKVEGYDDLQWIETDPCDADIAKAMETAISDGTIAGAVALHYPFPMGVTTIGRVLTPAKGKDMIVASSTGTSAINRVEAMIRNAIYGIATAKAMGKTNPTVGILNVEGAQLVFKALNKLKENGYDITFGESLRADGGSVLRGNDILAGAVDVCVCDTLTGNVLMKMFSSFNTGGSYEALGWGYGPSAGEGWSKVISIISRASGAPVIANAVAYNGEVAKGEHSEKVASEVAAAKKAGLEDIIKGVLPKPECSEEVVAPPAEPTDEEIHGVDVLSIEDAVRELWKNKIYAESSMGCTGPVVKLPGKHMEKAKKLLAQAGYL; encoded by the coding sequence ATGTCTGACGTTAAAAAACTGATCGGCGGAGCCCTTTCGGAAATAATCGAGGCGGCCCGCACCGGCGGTCCTAGGGTAAAGGTGGGACTGATGGCTCACGGAAGCGAGCACGGCCCGGAGGAGCTCGCCATAGGCGGAAGACTGGCTCAGCAGAATAACCAGAGCATCCAGGTGGTCATGATAGGCCCCAAGGTCGAGGGATACGACGATCTTCAGTGGATCGAGACCGATCCCTGCGACGCCGACATCGCCAAGGCTATGGAAACCGCCATATCAGATGGAACCATAGCGGGGGCGGTGGCACTCCACTACCCCTTCCCCATGGGAGTCACCACCATCGGAAGGGTGCTGACCCCGGCGAAAGGCAAAGACATGATAGTAGCGTCTTCCACCGGCACATCCGCCATAAATAGGGTCGAAGCCATGATAAGAAACGCCATCTACGGCATAGCCACGGCCAAGGCCATGGGCAAGACGAATCCGACGGTGGGAATACTGAACGTAGAGGGAGCCCAGCTGGTATTCAAGGCCCTCAACAAGCTCAAGGAAAACGGCTACGACATCACCTTCGGAGAGAGCCTAAGAGCCGACGGAGGATCGGTCCTAAGGGGCAACGACATACTGGCCGGAGCGGTGGACGTCTGCGTATGCGACACCCTCACGGGCAACGTCCTGATGAAGATGTTCTCCTCCTTCAACACAGGAGGATCCTACGAGGCCCTCGGATGGGGTTACGGTCCCTCCGCAGGAGAGGGATGGAGCAAGGTAATATCCATCATCTCCAGGGCATCCGGAGCTCCCGTCATAGCCAACGCGGTAGCATACAACGGGGAGGTCGCCAAGGGAGAACACTCGGAAAAGGTCGCTTCCGAGGTCGCCGCGGCGAAGAAAGCCGGACTCGAGGACATAATAAAGGGCGTACTCCCCAAGCCGGAATGCTCCGAGGAAGTAGTGGCGCCTCCGGCAGAGCCTACCGATGAGGAAATCCACGGAGTGGACGTTCTCTCCATAGAGGATGCCGTAAGAGAGCTCTGGAAAAACAAGATTTACGCAGAGTCGTCCATGGGATGTACCGGACCGGTGGTCAAGCTACCGGGCAAACACATGGAAAAGGCCAAAAAGCTACTCGCACAGGCCGGATACCTGTAA
- a CDS encoding M20 metallopeptidase family protein, translating into MKSTTDRIKELIEATRERCMDHYRHIHRHPELSYQEEKTAAYIAQVLEKLPMDKIKKGVGGHGLTALLKANRPGPVVALRADIDALNIQEETGVPFSSENPGVMHACGHDSHTAMLLTAAEVLCSMKDDLAGAVKFVFQPAEEMTPRGGAQGMIEDGALDNPKVNAIIGIHVWPTLATGTMGIQSGAVSASSDHLKLTVTGKSCHGSMPNQGVDAIVAGSSVVMALQTIVSRNVSPHEAAVITLGTVHGGDRYNIVPSRVDYDGTVRCFSQEIHEKLPCWIERTATHAAQAMGAEVEIDYQKGYPSTMNHPEIVEICRNAAGKILPEDGVLPPLPVPPGGEDFAFYTLKVPATFAWLGCRPEGVSPEDMPALHNDKFLPDPKSFPLGVSYLVQSAVDLLEAPLEDIK; encoded by the coding sequence ATGAAATCGACTACAGATAGGATAAAGGAACTGATCGAGGCCACAAGAGAACGCTGCATGGACCATTACCGCCACATACACCGTCACCCTGAACTCAGCTACCAAGAGGAAAAAACTGCGGCATACATAGCCCAGGTACTCGAGAAACTGCCTATGGACAAGATCAAAAAAGGAGTTGGGGGACACGGTCTAACCGCTCTCCTAAAGGCCAACCGTCCCGGACCGGTGGTGGCTCTCAGGGCGGACATAGACGCCCTGAACATCCAGGAAGAGACGGGTGTGCCCTTCTCATCCGAAAACCCTGGGGTAATGCACGCCTGCGGACACGACTCCCACACGGCAATGCTCCTTACCGCGGCGGAAGTGCTCTGCTCCATGAAGGACGACCTGGCGGGAGCGGTTAAATTCGTGTTCCAGCCCGCCGAGGAGATGACCCCCCGAGGAGGGGCTCAGGGAATGATAGAGGATGGAGCCCTCGATAACCCCAAGGTCAACGCCATCATAGGCATCCACGTATGGCCGACCCTGGCGACCGGCACGATGGGAATACAGTCCGGAGCGGTATCGGCCTCATCCGATCATCTCAAACTGACGGTCACAGGCAAATCCTGCCACGGATCCATGCCCAACCAGGGAGTGGACGCCATAGTCGCAGGATCGTCGGTCGTCATGGCGCTACAGACCATAGTCTCCAGAAACGTAAGCCCTCACGAGGCGGCTGTCATAACCCTGGGGACTGTCCACGGAGGGGATCGCTATAACATCGTGCCCAGTAGGGTGGACTACGACGGCACGGTAAGATGCTTCAGCCAGGAGATTCACGAAAAGCTACCTTGTTGGATCGAGAGAACCGCTACCCACGCGGCACAGGCTATGGGAGCGGAGGTGGAGATCGACTACCAGAAGGGCTACCCCTCCACCATGAACCACCCTGAGATAGTCGAGATATGCAGAAACGCGGCGGGGAAGATCCTCCCCGAAGACGGCGTGCTGCCCCCTCTGCCGGTTCCTCCCGGAGGCGAGGACTTTGCCTTCTACACCCTGAAGGTCCCAGCTACCTTCGCCTGGCTCGGATGCCGCCCCGAGGGAGTTTCCCCGGAAGACATGCCGGCACTGCACAACGATAAATTTCTGCCCGACCCGAAGAGCTTTCCCTTGGGGGTAAGCTATCTGGTACAGAGCGCCGT